DNA from Micromonospora nigra:
CCTGGGCCGAAGTCGGAGCCTGGGCCGGAGTCGGAGCCACGGCCGCGGCCGGCGAGCCAGCCCGGCGACAGCCCGGAACCGTCCCGCCCGAACCAGGTCCCGGGCCCCGCACGGTCATGGACAGCCACCCGCTCGGGCCGCCACATCCGGGTGCTGGCCGCCGGGGTGCTCCTGGCCGGGCTCGTCGCGGTGCCGTGGCTCGTCGGCGGGTTCCGGACACAGGGCGACGGAACACCGTCCCCTGCGGCGGTCGGGTCGGGATCTCCGGCCGGGGGTGCGTCGGTGTCCCCTGACGAGGGCGGGTCGGTGGCCGTGCCGACGGGCATCCGCGACGGCGCGGACCCGAAGGACGCCGGCTGCGCCACCGATCCGGGCGTCACCACGGTGGACAGTGCTGCGGTGTTGCTCGACGAACGGGTGGTCGGCACGGTCGAGCTGCGGTACGCCCCGGCCTGCGGAGTGAGTTGGCCGCGGTTCGTGCCGGTGCCGGGCGGCGCCGACGTCGTGCCCCGACCCGCCCGCATCCAACTCGCCGTCACCGACGGCGACCAGCCGACCCGCGTGGCCGACTTCGCCATGGACTACGGCGGCATCTCGACGTTCGGCAACCTGCTGACGAGCACGAAGACCTGTGTGTACGCGCAGGTGCAGCTCTCCGGAGCGGGATGGCGTTCGGCCGTGGGCCGCACCGGCTGCTGGCGGGGCGCCACCGAGGTGCGGCCGATCCCGTGAGCCCGCTGCCGGCCCGTGCTTCGGGTCAGGAACGCGCCACAGGCCGATTGGTGACAAGCGCCTGTCCACCAACAAATTCATGCGCTTGGATAGCGTCGCAGGTAGTGCCCCTTCTCGCAGGAGGTATCACATGGGTCGCGTTCGACGAATACTGCTCGCGCTGGCGCTTGTCGTCTCCGCCACACTGCTCGTGCCGGCTGCTCCGGCCAGTGCCGCCGGTCAGCCGGTGACGGTCTGCTTCAAGGTCGGTGAGTTCGGCGGAGTGCCGATCTTCGACTGCCACACGATTCTGCTGCCGGACTTCAAGCCGCACCCGATCGGGCCGGACGAATGTCTGAGCTGCCCGCCGGTGTTCGACCTGTGGGACCGGATCGACCCGGAGAAGCGGT
Protein-coding regions in this window:
- a CDS encoding helix-turn-helix domain-containing protein; translation: MARAERPLDPTAGPLQAFAADLRALRDRAGRPTYQALARRAHRSASSLSEAAGGRRLPTLDTTLAYVRALGGDEREWTARWRAVAGTVEPEPEPEPVPEPVPELKPVPEPEPKSGQPKLESESKSGPESEPGPKSGPESEPGPKSEPGPESEPRPRPASQPGDSPEPSRPNQVPGPARSWTATRSGRHIRVLAAGVLLAGLVAVPWLVGGFRTQGDGTPSPAAVGSGSPAGGASVSPDEGGSVAVPTGIRDGADPKDAGCATDPGVTTVDSAAVLLDERVVGTVELRYAPACGVSWPRFVPVPGGADVVPRPARIQLAVTDGDQPTRVADFAMDYGGISTFGNLLTSTKTCVYAQVQLSGAGWRSAVGRTGCWRGATEVRPIP